cctggctcctggctttggatcagcgcggtgcaccggccgcagcgtgccagctgtggcggccattggagggtgaaccaacgacaaaggaagacctttctctctgtctctctcactatccactttgcctgtcaaaaaaaaaaaaaataccaggggattccaattcaatcccatcaaggttgcatgtaccatattactagtccatttgatcaatttctgttcacaattgatcataatgataggactaagaatcaaagggatcacataaacaagactagtgtctgaaaatactaaccgatagaacaaaaaagggagagaaggatccaacatgggaagtgggatacacagcagactcagaatgacagatgccctaaacagcactctggtctcagaatcagcccttaaagcattcagatctggctgaaaagtccatgagagtatttcaggcatggaaagccaagacactctggaaaaaaaaatgacctaaatgaaagatctctgcaagtgagatcccagtggaaaaaaaacaggtcatcaaagaaggaggtacctttctctgaagggaggagagaacttcctctttgactatgaccttgtctaaatatgataagagttggtgaactcagaaggcttccatagctttggcaactcatgacaagagcttaggatgattactgatgccataaacaagagtgtcaattgttaagtcaacaacaggagtcactgtgcatttactcctcatgtaggatctctgtccttaatgtgctgtacattgtgatttaatgctataactagtactcaaacagtatttttcactttgtgtttctgtgtgggtgcaaactgttgaaatctttacttaatatatactaaactgatcttctgtatataaaaagaattgaaaatgaatcttgatgtgaatggaaggggagagggagtgggaaaggggagggttgcagatgggagggaatttatgggggggaagccattgtaatccataagctgtactttggaaatttatatgcattaaataaaagttaaaaaattttaaaaaaacaaatattacacTGGATAGGTCATAGGATTTAAAGTGGGGTCTAGCATTCCCACAACACATTTTTTGCATTTAAGCAATCTGAAAGTAGGAAAGTTCATGACTTTTCAGTTCTGTTCCTGGCATGTTACATTGCATTGACTCAGCACAAGAGTTCCAATTGGAGAAACTGACAAACAAGGCAGTCTAGCCTAGTTTATAAGGCTCTCCTAAATTCTAGTCTGACATGTAAGTTCAtaagtttctgatgaaaagttgCTTGTTTTTCCCATTGTCTAAAGTTCTTTTTTGTGAGATAGGCTTGCTTACTGCTTACTACTCACTTTGAAAGGCTTGTCTCCTTATGGAAAGTAGTTTACTCTGGACTTCATTGTGTCCTGCAGAACCTCAATGATGTGAAAAATGCAATTTCTTTGTTAAACTTGTGTTTTTTCGTTGTTACAGTGAGTGTGGTAGACTTTTATTACTTTCAACATCTGATTTCAAGTGGATATAATATGCTTTCAAAAGCATGATTTTTACAGCTAAAAGTACATTTTGTCAATAGTTCATACTTTATGAGAATATTCATTCTTCTTTCCCACACCATCATCCACTCTATCATTCAAGTTCTCTCTTTTAATACCAATAATCCCCCATTCCTGGTTTCTACTTGAATGTAGTACTTTGCTTTATCATTCTACCTGCCTGATTTGTGGgatttgttttcagaattttcAACATGCAGATTGAAATAAAGGAGTGTGAAAAAAACCTTATTCACACACAATTGCAAGCATCTTCCTCTTTATACATTTAATATTCACTTCATAATATTCCTTTtgttatataaaacaaattttaatgtgTGGAATGCATGCAACATGAATATTAACTCATATTTTAAGCTATTCTTACCCTTTCCCATATTAGTACAGAAATTTAAAGCTCTCTTTAAATCTAATGccttatatataattttcttcaggTTGCTCAACGGGGACATCAACAGGCTCTTGCTTTGCTTCTTCCTCTGCTCCCTCTACTTCTCCTCTTCCCTTtatttcttcccctccctctacTTCCCCCACTGGCTCAGCTTCCCCCACTGCCCCGACTTCCCCCACTGCCCCGACTTCTTCCACTCCCTCTatgtccccctctccctctacTGTTTCAACTTCTCCTGCATCCTCTGCTTCTTCCACTTCCTCAGCTTCCCCCCCTTCCtctacttcctcctcctcttcttcctcaacAGGTTCATCAAtcttttcttcatcttcttcatctCCTTCTGTTTGTTGATCCTGAGAATGATCTTGAATTTCAAAAGGATTCTCACCCTTAACAAAACGTTCATATTGTGCCCTCACTATTGGATTATTTAAAATGCTAGTAGCAGTCAAGacactctctctttttgtttgttcCTTATAAACCTGTTTCCCTTTCATATGATCAGGATACTTTAAGTGCTGCTGAACTGTACTATGTAAAGCAGGAATATACACACTGCAAGCACTGCAGTGAACAGTCTCCACTTTCATCATGTGATCATCTGCAGTAACACCTTCCATAAcatctttttcaattattttgactaTTTCTGGTTGATTATTTGCCTGTTGTTTACGGAGAGatgttttcttgaatttatttgcCATACATTCATGCAAAAACTCCATGACTACTTTATCAAATTTGGTTTGTTTCTGAATATGATCTAATGTCTCCTGGTGTGCAGAACTTTCCAGATGTAGTTCAATatctttttcttcaaatatttgaaatttacaaAATGAACATGTAAAAGCCATTCTATATCCATCTCCATacttttcactgtttttttctcttctgcgtctttgtttctccctccgAGCCTCAATCCGtcacttttcttcctcttcatttttAGGATCAGTTTTTGTTGGTGATTTGCTGAGGTTCATCTTTTCCATAGGTTTGGCTAGCTTGGGTTTCTTGATAAAGGTTCCACCGGGCTTATTAAATGGCtgcatcatttttctctttattcctcTTGCAGCAGCAACTGTCACACTGGTGGGTTTGTTTTGATAGTCAACAACAATTCCGGGTCTATGAATGTTTCCAAAATCATCCATATGTCCTCGGCCTCGGCCTCTGCCTGTTGATGGTCCTCCAAAAGCATCATAGTTTCTGCTTCCAAACGTACTTTCAGGATAAGCAGGTGTTCCTCTCCCCCGAGAGCCTACAGGTGCAGGCTTCATATGGGGTGAAGAAAAACTGCTGTAGGAAGAgtaattctctcttcctctgtcctccATAAACCCAGGCCTCAATTTTGAACGGGAGTAAGGTGCTTCCCAGCTAGACCCGCCCTGGCTTCTACCTCCGAAAGAGTCAAGGCTATTCCGGTAGGAGCTCTCAAATCAACCACCATAACTACCTCCGAAGCGGCTTTGTTCGGGTTCATTAAAACCATAGCCAGATCTGTACAGATCTCGCCCACCCAGAGAAGACCTGGAGTCGTAAGACTCATAAGGTCCAAACCTGGAAAAGTTGCACAGTgagggaaaaaacaaaagtaagcTTACTAATGTTATACAATTCAAAAGACAAATTATAAGATGACATTTATCAACTAAAATTCATTTATACCATACTAGATTATACAGTTCTACTTTTATTCACACTTGATTAGGGCTGGGCAATTCAACATGAGACCAGACAGAAAGCTATCTGAGTCAGTTTCTAAATGGAATTGAGTttcataaaccttaaaaatatgcttttttagcagcttttcttattttattaagaaGATTTGACTGTTATCATTAAAGCCCAGCCCTAGTCTTGGAAAAGGTTCATTTGCTAAAGTTCACAAACTATTCAAACTTTCTTTGAATCCATTGCTACtattgaaaattacaaagcatttgCAACACTTTGGCTTTCAGTTGGGACATAAATTGCAGACTACACAGATATAGGCTATTTGTGACATAGAGAGATCCATTTGCACCCCAATAATCTATATCACAAAACTACTGCATTGTGTCTGTAGTAGTCAAAATTTGGGAAATTATCTCTGATTATAAAATTTAACAATCTACCAAACTTCAGCCAGTGTCAATAATCAATCCTTAATCACTTCTTACTTACAGACTAGCAAATCTAACAAATCTAtgagaataaatacataaaatagaacATAAAAGATCACAATGTATaacctttgcatatgaattttcaAGGCAGATGAGAAAGAATACATTTTATAAtaacttatttgaaaaatcatttcCTGTCAGGAAATTCACATAAAACTACTCTACAAAGGGAGCACACAGTCTCCTCAAGATTTTAAtagacaacagaagaaacaaattaTCTTACTTCTCACAAACCCAAAACAAGGATTACAAAAGTTGCTTGTTATCTTATAACAGAGTTTTATAAAGGCCCACAATTATACATAAGACAAATTATAACAACTACAGAAATAGTTTATGCATATCACATTTACAATATAACAGGGCAGTAACtgataaaacatttaaatgtgtCACATTATTTCAATCATTCATAAGTATAAGATATTATTTAGTTCTGAATCCTAGAAACCTCTTTCTgactatattttaaaacatctatcACACAAGCAAACTGCTGTAactactcattttttaaatgaaacagaaagaaggaaaggaagcatCATTCCATCCATCATTAAGGAATCCAGATCCTTCATTTATGAAGGACAACAGTTTCAATGTCTCCTAACTAGTTTTGCTTATATTTCAGTGGGAATCTTTGTGCCTCAAAAAACAGACCCTCTTTTCCTGAAACGTGGTCAACCCTAAAGCCTATAGTTGTGTAAGGAGGTTTAAGGTTTACACGGTCTCAAAAACGAATATGAATATAAACAAAATCAAGACGTAGGCAGAGGAACTGTATTGATGGCTTTAACACAATGCTCCTAGCCTAGAGCACAAAGTATTTTTAGTGAAGTAGTAACTGTCAATAAATAACCTGGACGTgatttaaagaacatttttattatgACAATATGCTCTTGcaacttatttaaaattaaaagaaacattctCTTCAATGTTTCTTAGAAACTGATGTTACTAGACTAGTTCAGTTAAAAGACTGCTTTTGCTACCCTATATAGCACCCCATAttagaaaagattttcttttaaaatcttaatgaCAAGCTACACAAATAAGTACTTCCAGTAACATATTTTTAGGTAGTTTGTTCTGGACTTTTTGATTGATAAggagttaaaaagtaaaaatgttcaCTGCTAAAACCAGAGTATCTTACTCTT
Above is a genomic segment from Lepus europaeus isolate LE1 chromosome 2, mLepTim1.pri, whole genome shotgun sequence containing:
- the LOC133770924 gene encoding LOW QUALITY PROTEIN: DBIRD complex subunit ZNF326-like (The sequence of the model RefSeq protein was modified relative to this genomic sequence to represent the inferred CDS: substituted 2 bases at 2 genomic stop codons), with product MDFEDDYTHSACRNTYQGFNGMDRDYGPGSYGGMDCDYGHGSYGGQRSMDSYLNQSYGMHNHSGGGRGSRFGPYESYDSRSSLGGRDLYRSGYGFNEPEQSRFGGSYGGXFESSYRNSLDSFGGRSQGGSSWEAPYSRSKLRPGFMEDRGRENYSSYSSFSSPHMKPAPVGSRGRGTPAYPESTFGSRNYDAFGGPSTGRGRGRGHMDDFGNIHRPGIVVDYQNKPTSVTVAAARGIKRKMMQPFNKPGGTFIKKPKLAKPMEKMNLSKSPTKTDPKNEEEEKXRIEARREKQRRRREKNSEKYGDGYRMAFTCSFCKFQIFEEKDIELHLESSAHQETLDHIQKQTKFDKVVMEFLHECMANKFKKTSLRKQQANNQPEIVKIIEKDVMEGVTADDHMMKVETVHCSACSVYIPALHSTVQQHLKYPDHMKGKQVYKEQTKRESVLTATSILNNPIVRAQYERFVKGENPFEIQDHSQDQQTEGDEEDEEKIDEPVEEEEEEEVEEGGEAEEVEEAEDAGEVETVEGEGDIEGVEEVGAVGEVGAVGEAEPVGEVEGGEEIKGRGEVEGAEEEAKQEPVDVPVEQPEENYI